Proteins from a genomic interval of Nitrososphaerales archaeon:
- a CDS encoding citrate/2-methylcitrate synthase, with protein sequence MSTKNIGLRNIEVADTKICAIEAETGKLIYRGYDIFDLAHNATFEEVAYLLLYSDLPTAKEISDFTSRLAAKMNLPSSIIKSMSLRPKTASPMDVLQSTTSMLADYDENIDDDSKDANIERALSLIAKFPAIIAYWHRLRKNLPIVEPSRKLGHAANFLYMLTGEEPDKEVARDFDICLVLHAEHSFNASTFAAREVASTRAHMYASIAAAVGALSGELHGGANIKVMQALQEIGSVENVEKWVKTKFDAGERIMGMGHAIYKTDDPRAKVLREMSKKLASKLNSLWYDITKKLEDVSREEMLKRKDVEIFANVDLYSASVYHMMGIPIDLNTPVFAIARIAGWTAHVIEEKFAEAQPKPMLYRPTATYVGRYCGPMGCEYVPLSKREF encoded by the coding sequence TTGAGTACCAAGAACATAGGTCTGAGGAATATAGAGGTTGCCGATACCAAGATTTGTGCGATTGAGGCAGAAACGGGTAAATTGATTTATCGTGGATATGACATATTTGATCTAGCACATAATGCAACCTTCGAAGAGGTTGCATACCTTTTGCTTTATAGCGATCTTCCTACGGCTAAGGAGATCAGTGATTTTACTTCAAGATTAGCTGCTAAAATGAACCTCCCATCCTCAATAATCAAATCTATGAGCCTTAGACCAAAAACAGCATCACCAATGGATGTCTTACAGTCAACAACGTCTATGCTTGCAGATTATGATGAAAACATCGATGATGATTCTAAGGACGCTAATATAGAGAGAGCGTTAAGTTTGATAGCAAAGTTTCCTGCAATAATTGCCTATTGGCACAGACTAAGAAAGAACTTGCCTATCGTAGAACCTTCGAGAAAGCTAGGACATGCGGCCAACTTTCTGTACATGCTTACTGGTGAAGAACCAGATAAGGAGGTTGCAAGGGATTTTGACATATGCTTAGTTCTTCATGCAGAACACAGTTTTAATGCATCAACTTTTGCTGCACGTGAAGTAGCATCAACCAGAGCACATATGTATGCGTCAATTGCCGCGGCTGTCGGAGCCTTGTCGGGAGAGTTACATGGCGGTGCAAATATCAAAGTCATGCAAGCTCTGCAGGAAATAGGAAGCGTAGAAAATGTGGAGAAATGGGTCAAAACGAAATTTGATGCTGGTGAAAGGATAATGGGTATGGGACATGCAATTTACAAGACAGACGATCCTAGGGCAAAAGTATTAAGAGAAATGTCTAAAAAGCTTGCCTCTAAGCTGAATTCATTATGGTACGATATTACTAAAAAGCTAGAGGACGTGAGCAGAGAAGAGATGTTGAAGAGAAAGGATGTTGAAATATTCGCTAACGTTGATCTATATAGCGCCTCAGTTTACCATATGATGGGAATACCAATTGATCTGAATACCCCTGTATTTGCCATAGCCAGAATAGCGGGATGGACAGCCCATGTAATAGAAGAGAAATTTGCTGAAGCGCAGCCTAAGCCTATGCTCTATAGGCCCACAGCCACATATGTTGGTAGATACTGCGGTCCGATGGGATGTGAATATGTTCCACTTTCCAAGAGAGAGTTCTGA
- a CDS encoding cupin domain-containing protein: protein MNRKHLQMSGIYHTNDLLKKLDASGNWFYSFMSKGSMDAGILRLMPGENDPQRPHANDELYYVIKGTGFIRLENRDVPIKPGSIIFVPARMRHYFHGNKDELQVLYVFAGEDKDA from the coding sequence ATGAATAGAAAGCATCTGCAAATGAGCGGCATATACCATACAAACGATCTCTTAAAGAAGCTCGACGCTAGTGGAAACTGGTTCTATAGCTTCATGTCCAAAGGCAGTATGGATGCAGGGATCCTGCGTTTGATGCCAGGGGAGAACGACCCACAGAGACCTCATGCAAACGATGAACTTTATTATGTGATAAAAGGTACTGGATTTATACGTCTAGAGAATAGAGATGTACCCATAAAACCCGGTAGCATAATATTTGTACCCGCCAGAATGAGGCACTACTTTCATGGTAACAAGGATGAACTGCAGGTTCTGTATGTATTTGCCGGTGAGGATAAGGATGCATGA